One Primulina huaijiensis isolate GDHJ02 chromosome 5, ASM1229523v2, whole genome shotgun sequence DNA segment encodes these proteins:
- the LOC140977011 gene encoding uncharacterized protein encodes MDKLFCIMLFMIIGIAGVYSAGECPKSTPGMEAMKLLPCASAAQDSNAAVSKGCCTQVKKLGQNPKCLCAVMLSKTAKSSGVKADIAMTIPKRCNLADRPVGYKCGAYVLP; translated from the exons ATGGACAAACTCTTCTGCATTATGCTTTTCATGATCATCGGGATCGCCGGCGTGTATTCAGCCGGTGAATGTCCTAAATCAACTCCAGGCATGGAAGCAATGAAGCTTCTTCCATGCGCTTCCGCCGCACAAGACTCTAACGCCGCGGTTTCCAAAGGTTGCTGCACTCAGGTGAAGAAACTGGGGCAGAACCCCAAGTGCTTGtgtgcagttatgctgtcgaaaacGGCCAAGAGCTCTGGTGTGAAGGCTGATATCGCCATGACCATTCCCAAGAGATGCAACCTTGCTGACAGGCCGGTTGGTTACAAATGTGGAG CTTACGTTTTGCCTTAA
- the LOC140977009 gene encoding protein DA1-related 2-like isoform X1, producing the protein MAEDIKRPNGNRWQTKIDEDLAGNRWQTKIDEELAGNRWQTKIDEDLARSLNDDFNSAYPPYSQREHYPQGYRMCAGCKREIGYGNYLGCMGSFFHPECFCCHACRNPIAEHEFSLSGNDTYHKSCFKELTHPKCEVCHQFIPTNGVGLIEYRCHPFWSQRYCPSHEHDNTARCCSCERLESWSTRYISLGDGRSICLECMESAIMDTGDCQPLYHSIRDYYEGMNMRIDQQIPMLLVERQALNEAIEGEKLGFHHMPETRGLCLSEEQTVTSIQRRPRVERRGLVGIRTQPQKLSRKCEVTAILVLYGLPRLLTGAILAHELMHGWLRLNGFRNLKPEVEEGICQVLSHLWLESEVMPGTRNNPPLTSTSTWSYGSTSVPSTSTASSSSSKKGGKSSVETKLGEFFMHQIAHDASPAYGGGYRSAMEAVNEYGLRRTLDHIRFTGTFPE; encoded by the exons ATGGCTGAAGATATAAAGAGACCAAATG GAAACAGATGGCAAACGAAGATTGATGAAGATCTTGCAGGAAACAGATGGCAAACGAAGATTGATGAGGAACTAGCAGGAAACAGATGGCAAACGAAGATTGATGAAGATCTAGCAAGATCACTTAATGATGATTTCAATTCAGCATACCCTCCATACAGCCAAAGAGAACACTATCCCCAGGGATATAG AATGTGTGCTGGCTGCAAACGTGAAATTGGGTATGGAAATTATCTGGGATGCATGGGGTCTTTTTTCCATCCAGAATGTTTTTGTTGCCATGCATGTCGTAATCCAATTGCTGAACATGAG TTCTCTTTATCAGGGAATGATACATATCACAAGTCCTGCTTCAAAGAGCTCACTCATCCTAAGTGTGAAGTTTGTCATCAATTT ATCCCGACTAATGGAGTAGGCTTGATCGAGTACAGATGCCACCCATTTTGGTCCCAAAGGTATTGTCCTTCTCACGAACACGACAACACAGCTCGGTGCTGTAGTTGTGAACGTTTGGAG TCATGGAGTACTAGATACATATCACTAGGGGATGGACGGAGCATATGTTTAGAGTGCATGGAATCTGCTATCATGGATACCGGTGACTGCCAACCACTGTACCATTCCATTAGAGATTACTATGAGGGTATGAATATGAGAATCGATCAGCAAATCCCAATGCTTCTTGTTGAGAGGCAAGCACTCAACGAGGCTATTGAAGGAGAAAAACTT GGTTTCCATCATATGCCCGAAACAAGAGGTTTATGCCTGTCTGAAGAGCAAACTGTTACTAGT ATACAAAGGAGACCAAGAGTGGAACGTCGTGGATTGGTAGGAATTAGAACACAACCACAGAAACTAAGTAGGAAGTGTGAGGTTACAGCCATTCTGGTACTGTATGGCCTTCCAAG ACTACTAACCGGAGCTATCCTGGCACATGAGTTGATGCATGGATGGTTACGTCTTAATG GTTTTCGTAATCTCAAGCCTGAGGTAGAAGAAGGTATTTGTCAAGTACTATCTCACCTGTGGCTCGAGTCAGAGGTGATGCCTGGAACCAGAAACAACCCCCCGCTCACGTCTACATCAACTTGGTCGTATGGATCCACAAGCGTGCCATCTACATCAACAGCATCGTCGTCGTCGTCTAAAAAAGGTGGTAAATCTAGTGTCGAGACTAAGCTAGGCGAGTTTTTCATGCACCAGATAGCACATGACGCCTCTCCGGCATACGGTGGAGGATATAGATCTGCCATGGAAGCAGTTAATGAGTATGGTTTACGTCGAACTTTGGACCACATAAGGTTTACGGGAACGTTTCCCGAATAA
- the LOC140977012 gene encoding guanylyl cyclase 1 isoform X2 → MVLRTLGVYDCDIQDLEDLCCTTSIWTVDLAYLLQKFSVIFTYCTVTLGANPDFSVETFYKEQLPNDLVRVNMLFREAREAGIFVECRSVSTSEISEHISSGKYVAIALVDQYKLSYSRPDGVCVSDICSGSASYTGHYIVICGYDAVTDEFEIRDPASARKHEKIASWCLGHARKSFGTDEDLLLISLERSERISGTR, encoded by the exons ATGGTTTTGAGAACTCTTGGGGTCTATGACTGTGATATTCAAGATCTGGAAGATCTATGTTGCACTACAAG TATTTGGACTGTTGATTTAGCATATTTGCTGCAAAAATTTTCTGTGATCTTTACCTACTGTACAGTCACACTGGGAGCCAACCCAGACTTCTCGGTTGAGACCTTTTACAAG GAGCAACTACCTAATGATTTAGTTCGAGTAAATATGCTGTTCCGGGAAGCTCGTGAAGCTGGAATCTTTGTAGAG TGCAGATCTGTTAGCACCAGTGAGATTTCTGAGCATATCTCATCTGGAAAGTATGTTGCTATTGCTTTGGTTGACCAATACAAACTAAG TTATTCCCGGCCTGATGGTGTTTGTGTCTCCGATATCTGTAGTGGAAGCGCAAGCTACACCG GACATTACATTGTTATATGTGGCTATGATGCTGTTACAGATGAGTTTGAGATTCGGGACCCTGCCAGCGCAAG AAAACATGAGAAGATTGCTTCGTGGTGTTTAGGACACGCGCGTAAATCCTTTGGAACTGATGAAGATCTTCTCCTG ATTTCTCTCGAAAGATCAGAAAGGATCAGTGGGACTCGTTAG
- the LOC140977007 gene encoding rop guanine nucleotide exchange factor 5-like: MEGVTENIKQNEGSDNSLLDPLGWPIRRAGDCVSNDAFEGKRKLNANVNGVADYCKLNNQRSKLSELEMMKERFAKLLLGEDMSGSGKGVSPALAISNAITNLCATVFGQLSRLEPLQSEKKAMWDREIECLVCVGGHIVELTPSCQTFPDGTKVEVMSCRPRSDLFLNLPALRKLDNMLLEILDGFTNTEFWYVDKGRITPEANGAVSFQKAIQRQEDKWWLPVPRVPPGGLPEDTRKQLNHRRECASQIHKAAMALNSIALAEMEVPESYSETLPKNGRACLGDVIYHCITSELFSSEGLLDCLDLSTEYSALDIANRVEAAIVLWKKRAANRSTAKSSWEIVKELVTDGDKRNLLAERAESLLLCLRQRFPCLSQTDLDVSKIQCNKDVGKSILESYSRVLESLAFNIVARIDDLLYVDDINKHSNKTSMIGHRKVSVPYSVTISNSPYRTAFTTQNFSPARLANSPARGERSPHLGGSGNKPSPLRGLGARRVLTNYLENEVKVKN, from the exons ATGGAAGGTGTAACTGAGAATATCAAGCAGAACGAAGGATCCGATAACTCTTTGTTAGATCCTCTGGGTTGGCCTATAAGAAGAGCAGGAGATTGCGTGAGTAACGATGCATTTGAAGGAAAACGCAAGCTTAATGCTAATGTTAATGGCGTTGCTGATTATTGCAAGTTAAATAATCAAAGATCAAAACTTTCAG AATTGGAGATGATGAAAGAGAGGTTTGCAAAACTTTTACTTGGTGAAGACATGTCTGGAAGTGGCAAAGGGGTTTCCCCTGCCCTGGCTATTTCGAATGCCATCACCAATCTTTGCG CTACTGTATTTGGGCAACTGTCGAGATTGGAACCCCTAcaatctgaaaagaaagcaaTGTGGGATAGAGAGATTGAATGTCTTGTTTGTGTGGGTGGTCATATAGTAGAACTGACACCATCTTGCCAAACATTTCCTGATGGAACTAAGGTTGAG GTTATGTCTTGTCGCCCAAGATCGGATCTTTTTCTTAATCTCCCAGCTCTTCGAAAACTTGACAACATGCTACTA GAAATACTAGACGGATTCACCAATACAGAATTTTGGTATGTTGATAAAGGTAGAATAACACCAGAAGCCAATGGTGCAGTTTCATTTCAGAAAGCCATTCAACGACAGGAGGATAAATGGTGGCTACCTGTGCCACGTGTCCCCCCTGGCGGTCTCCCTGAAGACACGAGAAAGCAATTAAACCACAGGCGTGAATGTGCAAGTCAGATCCATAAAGCTGCAATGGCTCTTAACAGCATTGCCTTAGCTGAGATGGAAGTTCCAGAATCATACTCAGAAACTCTTCCAAAG AATGGGAGAGCTTGTCTGGGGGATGTCATATACCATTGCATCACTTCTGAACTTTTCTCCTCGGAAGGCTTGCTTGATTGCCTCGATCTGTCTACTGAATATTCAGCTTTAGACATAGCAAATCGAGTGGAGGCAGCAATCGTTTTATGGAAAAAACGAGCCGCAAACCGTTCCACAGCTAAATCCTCTTGGGAGATTGTTAAAGAGCTAGTGACAGATGGAGACAAGAGGAATCTGCTTGCTGAAAGAGCTGAAAGCCTTCTTCTATGTTTGAGACAACGGTTCCCGTGTCTTTCACAAACTGACTTAGATGTCAGCAAAATACAGTGCAACAAG GATGTGGGGAAGTCCATCTTAGAGAGCTACTCAAGGGTTTTAGAAAGTTTGGCATTCAACATCGTGGCACGTATCGATGATCTACTCTACGTAGATGACATAAACAAACATTCTAATAAAACTAGCATGATTGGCCACAGAAAGGTTTCAGTCCCATATTCAGTGACCATTTCAAACTCTCCATACCGCACAGCATTCACCACGCAAAACTTTTCACCTGCTCGACTTGCTAATAGCCCTGCAAGAGGCGAGAGGAGTCCACATCTTGGTGGCAGTGGCAACAAACCATCCCCACTCCGTGGATTAGGAGCAAGAAGGGTGCTCACAAATTACCTTGAAAACGAGGTAAAGGTAAAGAATTGA
- the LOC140977012 gene encoding guanylyl cyclase 1 isoform X1, producing MMWPIHLVLNKLLKPNEEDFEGSAGNHLNFIEPYQLKQSSNLDQCKTSVLSHFIDVPHINQQYTWDCGLACVLMVLRTLGVYDCDIQDLEDLCCTTSIWTVDLAYLLQKFSVIFTYCTVTLGANPDFSVETFYKEQLPNDLVRVNMLFREAREAGIFVECRSVSTSEISEHISSGKYVAIALVDQYKLSYSRPDGVCVSDICSGSASYTGHYIVICGYDAVTDEFEIRDPASARKHEKIASWCLGHARKSFGTDEDLLLISLERSERISGTR from the exons ATGATGTGGCCTATACATCTTGTTCTCAACAAACTATTAAAGCCAAACGAAGAAGATTTTGAAGGATCAGCTGGAAATCACTTGAATTTTATAGAACCCTACCAATTAAAACAGTCATCGAACCTGGATCAGTGCAAAACTTCCGTCTTGTCCCACTTCATTGAC GTCCCGCATATAAATCAACAATACACGTGGGATTGTGGTCTTGCTTGTGTTTTGATGGTTTTGAGAACTCTTGGGGTCTATGACTGTGATATTCAAGATCTGGAAGATCTATGTTGCACTACAAG TATTTGGACTGTTGATTTAGCATATTTGCTGCAAAAATTTTCTGTGATCTTTACCTACTGTACAGTCACACTGGGAGCCAACCCAGACTTCTCGGTTGAGACCTTTTACAAG GAGCAACTACCTAATGATTTAGTTCGAGTAAATATGCTGTTCCGGGAAGCTCGTGAAGCTGGAATCTTTGTAGAG TGCAGATCTGTTAGCACCAGTGAGATTTCTGAGCATATCTCATCTGGAAAGTATGTTGCTATTGCTTTGGTTGACCAATACAAACTAAG TTATTCCCGGCCTGATGGTGTTTGTGTCTCCGATATCTGTAGTGGAAGCGCAAGCTACACCG GACATTACATTGTTATATGTGGCTATGATGCTGTTACAGATGAGTTTGAGATTCGGGACCCTGCCAGCGCAAG AAAACATGAGAAGATTGCTTCGTGGTGTTTAGGACACGCGCGTAAATCCTTTGGAACTGATGAAGATCTTCTCCTG ATTTCTCTCGAAAGATCAGAAAGGATCAGTGGGACTCGTTAG
- the LOC140977009 gene encoding protein DA1-related 2-like isoform X2: MAEDIKRPNGNRWQTKIDEELAGNRWQTKIDEDLARSLNDDFNSAYPPYSQREHYPQGYRMCAGCKREIGYGNYLGCMGSFFHPECFCCHACRNPIAEHEFSLSGNDTYHKSCFKELTHPKCEVCHQFIPTNGVGLIEYRCHPFWSQRYCPSHEHDNTARCCSCERLESWSTRYISLGDGRSICLECMESAIMDTGDCQPLYHSIRDYYEGMNMRIDQQIPMLLVERQALNEAIEGEKLGFHHMPETRGLCLSEEQTVTSIQRRPRVERRGLVGIRTQPQKLSRKCEVTAILVLYGLPRLLTGAILAHELMHGWLRLNGFRNLKPEVEEGICQVLSHLWLESEVMPGTRNNPPLTSTSTWSYGSTSVPSTSTASSSSSKKGGKSSVETKLGEFFMHQIAHDASPAYGGGYRSAMEAVNEYGLRRTLDHIRFTGTFPE; this comes from the exons ATGGCTGAAGATATAAAGAGACCAAATG GAAACAGATGGCAAACGAAGATTGATGAGGAACTAGCAGGAAACAGATGGCAAACGAAGATTGATGAAGATCTAGCAAGATCACTTAATGATGATTTCAATTCAGCATACCCTCCATACAGCCAAAGAGAACACTATCCCCAGGGATATAG AATGTGTGCTGGCTGCAAACGTGAAATTGGGTATGGAAATTATCTGGGATGCATGGGGTCTTTTTTCCATCCAGAATGTTTTTGTTGCCATGCATGTCGTAATCCAATTGCTGAACATGAG TTCTCTTTATCAGGGAATGATACATATCACAAGTCCTGCTTCAAAGAGCTCACTCATCCTAAGTGTGAAGTTTGTCATCAATTT ATCCCGACTAATGGAGTAGGCTTGATCGAGTACAGATGCCACCCATTTTGGTCCCAAAGGTATTGTCCTTCTCACGAACACGACAACACAGCTCGGTGCTGTAGTTGTGAACGTTTGGAG TCATGGAGTACTAGATACATATCACTAGGGGATGGACGGAGCATATGTTTAGAGTGCATGGAATCTGCTATCATGGATACCGGTGACTGCCAACCACTGTACCATTCCATTAGAGATTACTATGAGGGTATGAATATGAGAATCGATCAGCAAATCCCAATGCTTCTTGTTGAGAGGCAAGCACTCAACGAGGCTATTGAAGGAGAAAAACTT GGTTTCCATCATATGCCCGAAACAAGAGGTTTATGCCTGTCTGAAGAGCAAACTGTTACTAGT ATACAAAGGAGACCAAGAGTGGAACGTCGTGGATTGGTAGGAATTAGAACACAACCACAGAAACTAAGTAGGAAGTGTGAGGTTACAGCCATTCTGGTACTGTATGGCCTTCCAAG ACTACTAACCGGAGCTATCCTGGCACATGAGTTGATGCATGGATGGTTACGTCTTAATG GTTTTCGTAATCTCAAGCCTGAGGTAGAAGAAGGTATTTGTCAAGTACTATCTCACCTGTGGCTCGAGTCAGAGGTGATGCCTGGAACCAGAAACAACCCCCCGCTCACGTCTACATCAACTTGGTCGTATGGATCCACAAGCGTGCCATCTACATCAACAGCATCGTCGTCGTCGTCTAAAAAAGGTGGTAAATCTAGTGTCGAGACTAAGCTAGGCGAGTTTTTCATGCACCAGATAGCACATGACGCCTCTCCGGCATACGGTGGAGGATATAGATCTGCCATGGAAGCAGTTAATGAGTATGGTTTACGTCGAACTTTGGACCACATAAGGTTTACGGGAACGTTTCCCGAATAA
- the LOC140977010 gene encoding uncharacterized protein: MSATSIHITALDGIVNVNSLFTFAVFIGLAWNPTDPNNNLIDPTQPPDCSPSPTTAERLVCFHVYSFSCFLFSSLVALGLKQAIRLARDSPAHWPIDLALVNKTGLRFGYAFSAAGSVCGSVFLMLALINVVQIKLGMLGCGGSKHGFAAVVPLVILVPSGLLIYVCTVLYAFTR, translated from the coding sequence ATGTCGGCTACCAGCATCCACATAACGGCGCTCGACGGGATCGTGAATGTCAACTCCCTCTTCACATTCGCCGTCTTCATCGGCCTCGCATGGAACCCAACCGACCCCAACAACAATCTCATCGATCCGACCCAACCACCAGACTGCTCCCCCAGCCCGACGACCGCCGAACGCCTCGTGTGTTTTCACGTGTACTCCTTCAGCTGCTTCCTATTCTCCAGCCTCGTGGCGCTGGGGCTGAAACAGGCCATCAGATTGGCCCGCGACAGCCCGGCCCACTGGCCGATAGACCTGGCACTGGTGAACAAGACGGGTCTCCGGTTCGGGTATGCTTTCTCCGCCGCGGGTTCGGTATGTGGGTCGGTTTTCTTGATGCTGGCTCTGATAAACGTGGTGCAGATAAAGCTGGGGATGCTGGGGTGTGGAGGGAGCAAGCATGGGTTTGCGGCGGTGGTGCCGCTCGTGATTCTGGTGCCGTCGGGGCTTCTGATTTATGTTTGTACTGTGCTTTACGCTTTTACTCGTTGA
- the LOC140977014 gene encoding uncharacterized protein: protein MRTLCPNLDKEYALETVLEVPIPEEMFGSNKLHKSWQGMKSWVMRPHVEKVGSVFGGRDTEIQFLLGVIGAPLVPLPIRCDRTLNSNIKGHPIETSMAKYIVQQYIAAAGGEHALNSIDSMYAMGKVKMTASEIVSGEDAAKFAKLKKMKQCGPGEVGGFVLWQKRPDLWSLELMVSGCKTSAGSDGKVAWRQTPWQHPHASRGPPRPLRRLLQGLDPRSTANLFSNSICVGEKTVNNEDCFMLKLEADPSTLKARSSNNVEIIRHTVWGCFSQKTGLLVQLQDSHLLRINDPKNDVFWETTMESSIQDYRTIDGINIAHGGRTSVSLFSFGENSESHTRTRMEEVWSVEEVDFNIMGLSIDCFLPPADLKKEDEGCGVIGKGDITKNKSLQRMILANPSRMNVAKGGTKVVAIDEESLEIFERDGEF from the exons ATGAGGACATTGTGCCCCAATCTAGACAAAGAATATGCACTCGAGACGGTGCTCGAGGTCCCTATACCCGAAGAGATGTTCGGGTCTAACAAGCTGCACAAGTCTTGGCAAGGGATGAAGTCTTGGGTCATGAGGCCACATGTTGAGAAGGTTGGTTCGGTTTTCGGAGGCCGTGACACAGAGATTCAGTTCTTGCTTGGGGTGATTGGTGCTCCTTTGGTACCTCTTCCCATACGTTGTGATCGTACACTCAATAGTAACATCAAAGGTCATCCCATT GAGACTTCGATGGCTAAATACATAGTGCAACAATACATAGCTGCCGCAGGAGGTGAACATGCTTTGAACTCTATCGACAGTATGTACGCGATGGGGAAAGTCAAAATGACAGCATCCGAAATCGTCTCCGGGGAAGATGCTGCTAAGTTTGCAAAGCTTAAGAAAATGAAACAGTGCGGCCCCGGGGAAGTCGGGGGATTCGTTCTCTGGCAGAAGAGGCCTGACTTATGGAGCCTGGAATTGATGGTTTCCGGTTGTAAAACGAGTGCTGGTAGTGATGGTAAGGTGGCCTGGCGGCAAACTCCATGGCAACACCCGCATGCATCCCGTGGCCCGCCCAGACCACTAAGGAGGTTGTTACAG GGTCTGGATCCAAGATCAACGGCAAATCTGTTCTCCAATTCGATCTGCGTTGGCGAGAAAACTGTGAACAACGAGGATTGCTTCATGTTAAAGTTGGAAGCAGATCCATCCACTCTTAAAGCAAGAAGCAGCAACAATGTCGAAATAATTCGGCACACGGTTTGGGGGTGTTTCAGCCAAAAAACAGGACTCTTAGTCCAGCTACAAGACTCACATTTATTACGAATAAATGACCCAAAAAACGACGTTTTCTGGGAGACAACAATGGAGTCATCTATCCAAGATTATAGAACCATCGATGGTATTAACATAGCACACGGTGGAAGGACTAGCGTCTCGTTGTTCAGTTTCGGGGAAAACTCGGAAAGCCATACCAGAACAAGGATGGAAGAGGTTTGGAGTGTGGAAGAGGTGGATTTCAACATAATGGGGCTTTCCATTGATTGCTTCTTGCCTCCTGCTGACTTGAAGAAGGAGGATGAAGGATGCGGGGTGATCGGTAAGGGCGATATAACAAAAAACAAGTCGTTGCAACGGATGATCTTGGCCAATCCTTCTAGGATGAATGTTGCAAAAGGAGGCACAAAAGTGGTGGCTATTGATGAAGAGAGCTTAGAGATTTTTGAAAGGGATGGAGAATTCTGA
- the LOC140977013 gene encoding 17.3 kDa class I heat shock protein-like, giving the protein MILPLVRHSYKYWCSFACGIRQEFEQIIDFKKQIKSSIKMSLIPSIFGSNRSSIFDPLSMDIWDPFQGFPFHGGSVANRDISGFVSAARIDWKETPEAHLFKADLPGLRKEEVKVEVEEGRVLQISGERSSEKEEKNDKWHRVERSSGKFLRRFRLPENAKVGEIKAAMEDGVLTVTVPKEEVKKPEVKAIDISG; this is encoded by the coding sequence ATGATCCTTCCACTGGTCCGTCACTCCTATAAATACTGGTgctcatttgcctgtggaatacGTCAAGAATTCGAACAAATTATAGATTTTAAAAAGCAGATAAAAAGTTCCATCAAGATGTCTCTGATTCCGAGCATTTTTGGCAGTAACAGGAGCAGCATTTTCGATCCTCTCTCGATGGATATCTGGGACCCTTTCCAGGGCTTCCCATTTCACGGCGGGTCGGTAGCCAACCGAGATATCTCGGGTTTCGTCAGTGCTGCACGCATCGACTGGAAAGAGACTCCTGAGGCGCACTTGTTCAAGGCTGATCTCCCGGGGCTGAGGAAGGAGGAGGTGAAGGTGGAGGTTGAGGAAGGAAGGGTGCTACAGATCAGCGGAGAGAGGAGCAGCGAGAAGGAGGAGAAGAACGACAAGTGGCACCGCGTGGAGAGGAGCAGCGGGAAATTCCTGCGGCGGTTCAGGCTGCCGGAGAATGCGAAGGTAGGTGAAATCAAGGCGGCAATGGAGGACGGAGTGCTTACTGTGACTGTGCCCAAGGAAGAAGTGAAGAAACCAGAGGTGAAGGCCATCGACATTTCCGGTTAA